In one window of Pseudodesulfovibrio sediminis DNA:
- a CDS encoding LytR/AlgR family response regulator transcription factor, with amino-acid sequence MFEKIPTMSMQSPYRSHDRASVRGAAPESIRTIVVDDEPPALDELIYLLSRFPDIEIVATAGSGADAVDIITKAQPDLVFLDIEMPDKNGFQVLRELMVCGQLPLVVFATAFDEHAIRAFEENTVDYILKPMSLERLGKTIERVRSLLAKPEGGHGEGRLESLLAKVGLVSAGAIGIVRIPAEDEGRNVLLTPDEILYFSLQDRRVLAHTAKAAYPCGLEQSLDKIEERLSGFNFFRANRGELINLNFVRSYTPWHSGKYIITMRHREATEIELSKSRVRFFKAALGI; translated from the coding sequence GTGTTCGAGAAAATTCCGACCATGTCCATGCAATCCCCATATCGTTCTCATGATCGTGCCAGTGTGCGCGGTGCTGCACCTGAGAGTATCCGTACCATTGTGGTGGACGACGAGCCGCCAGCTCTGGATGAGTTGATCTATCTGCTGTCTCGTTTTCCCGACATAGAGATTGTCGCTACGGCTGGGTCGGGCGCGGATGCTGTGGATATTATCACCAAGGCGCAGCCTGATTTAGTCTTCCTGGATATCGAAATGCCGGACAAGAACGGGTTTCAGGTGTTGCGGGAGCTTATGGTTTGTGGGCAATTGCCGCTGGTGGTGTTCGCAACGGCATTTGATGAGCATGCTATTCGCGCCTTTGAGGAAAACACCGTGGATTATATCCTCAAGCCCATGTCTCTGGAGCGGCTTGGCAAGACCATAGAACGTGTACGTTCCCTGCTTGCCAAACCAGAGGGCGGCCATGGCGAGGGGAGGCTTGAAAGTCTGCTGGCCAAGGTCGGTCTTGTTTCGGCAGGAGCTATCGGAATTGTGCGTATTCCAGCCGAGGATGAAGGACGCAATGTTCTGCTTACCCCGGATGAGATTCTCTATTTCAGCCTTCAGGATCGTCGGGTTTTGGCCCATACAGCCAAAGCGGCCTATCCCTGCGGTCTGGAGCAATCGCTGGACAAGATAGAAGAGCGGCTGTCCGGTTTTAACTTTTTCCGCGCCAACCGTGGCGAACTCATAAATCTTAATTTCGTACGCAGCTACACCCCTTGGCATAGCGGCAAATATATCATCACCATGCGTCATCGGGAGGCCACGGAAATCGAACTGAGCAAGAGCCGGGTCCGGTTTTTCAAAGCGGCTCTGGGTATATGA
- a CDS encoding protein-disulfide reductase DsbD family protein → MSLTKPISTLFLTLLLILASTLGHAQIQPSKVPMKTVVEAFSIPAGTFEAQDTQAILLTVTMNMEPDWYAYSNLPAEMGKPTSLTATTANKHPLEVFYPKGKEKPDTFDPTNTVDAYVSGTSLFTLIPGIDQSHFPVALKLDLLLCHPTKCLPVRLDLTFKRPDSPETLPAAKEQPWWPAFLKLSPLKNEYQPATTFTDSETTVVDWKFTPQYLQPGLEVTSLLSALLMGLLAGLILNIMPCVLPVVSLKLSALLNAGTGDKDDQKHAFREHNVFFVLGVLSFFIVLAVVLGATGKAWGALFQYRWLVFTLAGIMAALGLSLFGLFHLPVIDLKFGTGHTNPRKQAFFTGMLTTLLATPCSGPFLGGVLGWALIQGPLIIVTVFIAIGLGMSIPYIILILNPALARFLPKSGPWIEYVEKGIGFFLLGTAFYLAAIAVGNDSLRILAPLWVIIVGAWLWVRTQTAKLFSRWIIRLSVLVLLIGAILWTAPAKIETSPWEAFDPVELNERIGQEILFVDFTADWCPTCKVLEATVMTDENVNKWKNEYSIPFIKVDMTERDPDAEALLMALGSRSIPTAAIFMKGDKAGSPLVLRDLFTQEQLEKILKSL, encoded by the coding sequence ATGTCGCTAACCAAGCCGATTTCCACCCTGTTTCTCACTCTGCTGCTCATACTGGCTTCAACCCTTGGACATGCACAAATACAGCCGTCCAAGGTCCCCATGAAAACGGTTGTAGAGGCATTCTCCATTCCGGCGGGGACATTTGAAGCCCAGGACACACAAGCAATTTTACTGACCGTTACCATGAATATGGAACCGGATTGGTATGCCTACTCAAACCTTCCGGCTGAAATGGGAAAGCCCACTTCGCTGACTGCGACAACTGCGAATAAACACCCACTGGAAGTATTCTATCCCAAAGGCAAGGAAAAACCGGATACATTTGATCCGACCAACACGGTGGACGCATACGTCAGCGGCACCAGTTTGTTCACCCTCATTCCAGGCATCGATCAGAGCCACTTTCCTGTAGCGCTCAAACTTGACCTTCTCCTTTGCCATCCGACAAAATGTCTTCCGGTTCGTCTTGATCTGACCTTCAAGCGCCCCGACTCTCCGGAGACACTGCCCGCGGCCAAGGAACAACCATGGTGGCCTGCTTTCCTCAAGCTCTCCCCGCTCAAAAACGAATATCAACCGGCCACGACATTCACGGACAGCGAGACAACCGTTGTCGACTGGAAGTTCACACCGCAGTATCTGCAACCCGGTCTGGAAGTCACCAGCCTACTCTCCGCTCTGCTCATGGGGCTGCTTGCCGGTCTGATCCTCAACATCATGCCCTGCGTACTGCCTGTGGTCAGCCTCAAGCTCAGCGCCCTCCTCAATGCCGGGACTGGTGACAAAGACGATCAAAAACACGCCTTCCGGGAGCACAACGTCTTTTTTGTTCTCGGCGTCCTCAGTTTTTTCATTGTCCTTGCAGTGGTCCTGGGCGCGACCGGCAAGGCGTGGGGTGCACTCTTCCAATACAGATGGCTGGTATTCACCCTGGCCGGAATCATGGCCGCGCTTGGATTAAGCCTGTTCGGTCTCTTTCACCTGCCGGTCATCGACCTGAAATTCGGAACAGGGCATACCAATCCGCGAAAACAGGCTTTCTTCACGGGCATGCTGACCACATTGCTCGCAACCCCGTGCAGCGGTCCTTTTCTTGGCGGTGTCCTTGGCTGGGCACTCATCCAAGGCCCACTCATCATCGTTACCGTCTTCATAGCCATTGGCCTCGGCATGTCGATTCCCTATATAATCCTTATACTGAATCCGGCTCTCGCCCGTTTCCTTCCCAAATCCGGGCCATGGATCGAATATGTGGAAAAAGGCATCGGCTTTTTCCTGCTCGGCACGGCCTTTTACCTGGCGGCGATCGCCGTTGGGAACGACAGCCTGCGCATACTGGCTCCCCTATGGGTCATTATTGTCGGCGCATGGCTCTGGGTACGCACTCAGACTGCCAAGCTCTTCAGTCGCTGGATCATCAGACTCAGTGTACTCGTCCTGTTGATCGGTGCCATCCTGTGGACGGCCCCGGCAAAAATCGAAACCTCCCCGTGGGAGGCTTTTGACCCAGTCGAACTCAATGAGCGCATTGGCCAGGAAATTCTTTTCGTGGATTTCACCGCTGACTGGTGCCCCACCTGCAAAGTGTTGGAAGCCACGGTCATGACCGATGAAAATGTCAACAAGTGGAAAAACGAATACAGCATTCCGTTCATAAAGGTCGACATGACAGAACGAGACCCTGACGCCGAAGCGTTACTCATGGCGCTGGGGAGTCGAAGCATTCCCACTGCCGCCATATTCATGAAAGGAGACAAGGCTGGCTCACCACTGGTACTCCGCGATCTGTTCACTCAGGAACAACTTGAAAAGATACTCAAATCACTTTAG